One window from the genome of Bufo bufo chromosome 4, aBufBuf1.1, whole genome shotgun sequence encodes:
- the LOC120998377 gene encoding zinc finger protein 300-like produces the protein MLSLDHKEEDQDIMQHSSGENLITLIGYLGPHSADLSYNPPNHEEPSPDQSQIVTTSPDLSHNPPNHEEPSPDQSRIVTTSTGQKGSKRFHCEECGKLFTRRSVLSVHRRIHTGEKPYSCSECEKCFTDKSGLIKHQRIHTGEKPYSCLECKKCFTDKSGLIKHQRIHTGEEPYSCSECGKCFARKSSLLLHQRIHTGLKPYSCSECGKSFTEKSSLLIHQRIHTGLKPYSCSECEKYFTQKSNLIIHKILHTRDKPYSCAECGKCFRDKSGLLIHERIHTGEKPYSCSHCGKCFTRKSHLVIHKRSHTGEKPYSCSECGKCFKQKSHLVKHEQIHTTEKPY, from the coding sequence ATGTTATCACTAGATCATAAAGAAGAAGATCAGGACATCATGCAGCAttcttcaggagaaaacctcattACACTGATCGGATATCTAGGACCTCACAGTGCAGATCTATCATACAATCCTCCTAATCATGAagaaccttctcctgaccaatcacagattgtaACCACAAGTCCAGATCTGTCACATAATCCTCCTAAtcatgaggaaccttctcctgaccaatctCGGATTGTAACCACAAGTACCGGGCAGAAAGGAAGTAAAAGGTTTCATTGTGAAGAATGTGGAAAACTGTTTACAAGAAGGTCAGTTCTTTCTGTGCacagaagaattcacacaggagagaagccgtattcatgttcagaatgtgagaaatgtttcacAGACAAATCAGGTCtcattaaacatcagagaatccacacaggagagaagccatattcatgtttagaatgtaagAAATGTTTCACAGACAAATCAGGTCtcattaaacatcagagaatccacacaggagaggagccatattcatgttcagagtgtgggaaatgtttcGCACGAAAATCAAGTCTCCTTctccatcagagaattcacacagggctaAAGCCATACTCATGCTccgaatgtgggaaatcttttacAGAAAAATCAAGTCtccttatacatcagagaattcacacagggctaAAGCCATACTCATGCTCCGAATGTGAGAAATATTTTACCCAGAAATCAAATCTTATTATACATAAGATACTTCACACAAGAGATAAGCCATATTCATGTGCagagtgtgggaaatgttttagagaTAAATCGGGTCTccttatacatgagagaattcacacaggagagaagccgtattcatgttcacattgtgggaaatgttttacaaggaaatcacatcttgttatacataagagaagtcacacaggggagaagccatattcatgttcagaatgtgggaaatgttttaagcaaaAATCACATCTTGTAAAACATGAGCAAATTCACACAACAGAGAAGCCGTATTAA